From Aedes albopictus strain Foshan chromosome 1, AalbF5, whole genome shotgun sequence, one genomic window encodes:
- the LOC115269081 gene encoding transcription factor grauzone: MSDCLTCAKSVDGKEQSFEIESNKEIQNALCKHFWFEESQYLKRFICCPCWTKVEDFHRFYCEVEELHSKTIFPPVQLVEIKQEDVQQHDFAPEEQDVLKEADTDRKDSSEDDDNCQKNAFSPDTGVTSKRPRLQKNPLDAVQQYISQKIHLDCDSCAQRCETFEALQRHSMMEHAKKATVVCCSLKFTNNHRFVEHIRLHLDPHQFECSHCSKRFGNGEALKRHVRSIHAAEPGDAIKDEHADDGRATRRQVRSAAKPVDHIGDKQKDEPSVTKNEDTDEKESDDQASDDELDDDDDDYEQESDDSEGSNNSGDDDNDSEESEQETTTRAAVSEDEVAQIQEYVSKNITLECDSCSERPTTFKELQKHSMEDHGKRATILCCNRKLLNSYRFDDHIRYHLNPDRFKCTECSRKCPNREALSRHMQTVHTPEEDKIYSCEECHKKFSTKDSLAKHGRIHGDPAPKPAGKRRLRRKDVDSEKLIAEHINLECDSCHKKCSTFLALQKHSTAEHKRRAYVFCCGLKFNRKPRLIDHVLFHLDPNRFQCKVCHKNFRQTRSLQRHTDKKHTPEENKTFQCSVCSKIFARQTFLNAHERYHNPKWHCEICDKRFVCESYLTQHHKLIHTKELSYVCHVCARTFHNYSTYRSHLETHDTSIKKKPHKPRVQCPLCDAWTLKLSHHMRLHSGTKTCEICGEECKNKVTYRYHMKNHKTGDFICTVCDKSFKREIGLKEHMASHTGDVLYSCDFCDRTFNSNANRASHRKKMHPQQWLEEKLKKEAARMGTSNETVPT, from the exons ATGTCCGATTGTCTAACATGCGCCAAATCCGTTGACGGCAAAGAGCAGTCGTTCGAGATTGAGTCGAACAAGGAAATCCAAAATGCCTTGTGCAAGCATTTCTGGTTCGAA GAAAGCCAATACCTCAAAAGATTCATTTGTTGTCCATGTTGGACCAAGGTTGAAGATTTCCATCGGTTCTACTGTGAAGTGGAAGAATTACATTCGAAGACGATCTTTCCCCCCGTACAGCTGGTAGAGATCAAGCAGGAAGATGTCCAGCAGCATGATTTCGCTCCGGAAGAGCAAGATGTTCTCAAGGAAGCTGATACCGATCGAAAAGACTCCAGTGAGGACGACGATAACTGCCAGAAGAACGCGTTCAGTCCGGACACAGGTGTGACGAGCAAGCGACCGAGATTGCAGAAGAACCCGTTGGATGCGGTTCAGCAGTACATTTCACAGAAGATCCACTTGGATTGTGATAGTTGCGCGCAGCGATGCGAAACATTCGAAGCATTGCAAAGGCATTCCATGATGGAGCACGCGAAGAAGGCAACTGTTGTATGTTGCAGCCTGAAGTTTACGAATAACCATCGATTCGTCGAGCATATACGGTTGCATCTGGATCCGCACCAGTTCGAATGTTCCCATTGTTCCAAGCGGTTTGGAAACGGAGAGGCACTCAAAAGACACGTTCGAAGCATCCATGCTGCGGAACCGGGAGACGCTATAAAGGATGAGCATGCGGATGACGGTCGGGCAACTCGTAGACAAGTTCGAAGTGCTGCGAAACCAGTGGACCATATCGGAGATAAACAAAAGGATGAACCCAGCGTCACCAAGAACGAAGATACTGATGAGAAAGAAAGCGATGATCAAGCCAGTGACGATGAGctggacgacgatgacgatgactacGAACAGGAGAGTGATGATTCAGAAGGATCGAACAATTCGGGAGATGACGATAACGATTCCGAGGAAAGCGAACAAGAAACTACAACGCGTGCAGCAGTGTCCGAGGACGAAGTGGCTCAAATTCAGGAGTATGTATCGAAGAACATAACGCTGGAATGCGATAGCTGCTCCGAGCGGCCAACAACCTTCAAAGAGTTGCAAAAGCATTCCATGGAGGACCACGGCAAGCGCGCCACTATACTTTGCTGCAATCGAAAGCTTCTGAACAGCTACCGATTCGACGATCACATACGGTACCATTTGAATCCGGATCGGTTCAAGTGTACCGAGTGTTCACGGAAATGTCCCAATCGGGAAGCGCTTAGCAGGCACATGCAAACTGTACACACACCGGAGGAAGATAAAATATATTCCTGCGAAGAGTGCCATAAGAAATTTTCTACGAAGGACAGTTTGGCGAAACACGGTAGGATTCACGGAGACCCGGCGCCGAAGCCTGCTGGTAAGCGCCGTTTGCGCAGGAAGGATGTAGACAGCGAGAAACTGATCGCAGAGCACATCAACCTGGAATGCGATTCGTGTCACAAGAAGTGTAGCACGTTTCTGGCCTTGCAGAAACACTCAACAGCGGAGCATAAGAGACGTGCCTATGTATTTTGCTGTGGCTTAAAGTTCAATAGAAAACCACGGCTCATCGATCACGTTCTCTTCCATCTGGATCCGAACAGGTTCCAGTGCAAGGTGTGCCACAAGAACTTTCGACAGACACGGTCTCTGCAAAGGCACACGGATAAGAAGCATACGCCGGAGGAGAACAAAACGTTTCAGTGTAGCGTGTGCTCGAAGATATTCGCACGCCAGACGTTCCTGAACGCTCACGAACGGTACCACAACCCGAAGTGGCACTGCGAGATCTGCGATAAGCGCTTCGTTTGCGAAAGCTACCTAACGCAGCACCACAAGTTGATACACACCAAAGAGCTGAGCTACGTGTGTCACGTGTGCGCCCGAACGTTCCACAACTACTCCACGTATCGGTCCCATCTGGAAACGCACGACACGTCGATAAAGAAGAAACCGCACAAGCCTCGGGTGCAGTGTCCGCTGTGCGACGCCTGGACCCTGAAGCTGTCCCATCACATGCGGCTGCACTCGGGGACGAAGACTTGCGAAATTTGCGGCGAGGAATGTAAGAACAAAGTTACCTACCGGTATCACATGAAGAATCACAAAACGGGTGATTTCATTTGCACGGTTTGTGACAAGAGCTTCAAGAGAGAGATTGGGTTGAAG GAACACATGGCCTCGCACACGGGCGACGTGCTGTACAGTTGCGATTTTTGCGACCGAACGTTCAACTCGAATGCTAACAGGGCGTCGCACCGCAAGAAGATGCATCCGCAGCAGTGGCTCGAGGAAAAGCTAAAGAAAGAGGCGGCCAGGATGGGAACGTCGAATGAAACGGTTCCCACGTAG
- the LOC115258067 gene encoding zinc finger protein 595-like → MSDCLTCAKSIGCDDQSFAVGANQEVQNALCKHFWFGENQYLKSTICYPCWHKIEDFHRFYCEVEELYSKQILPHVQLLEVKQENIQYDVVPEEPQPLLDEFIKSEGDEACMNNSEDPGDGDDDYKQKNNSKRPRLKKDELDAIQEYVSRQLVLDCDSCSKRFTTFDTLQKHSTTEHEKKATVVCCNLKFTTKYRFVDHIRFHLDPNQFKCSQCSKQFENRDTLRRHVREHTLKMENPMGDEPSVSAPVGSGNDRSDDETDDDVDYEQESDDSEESLNSEDDDEDKDFSTSSNSKKRVKTHKTSVAKTDDGQCRPRKAGADNEKMIAENVNLECDSCKKKFTTFLSLQKHSKAEHKKLAYVFCCSLKFKKKPRLIDHILYHLDPSRFRCKICHKSLCHSESLKRHMDKNHAPEEAKTLQCSMCPKMFTHQKFLNTHIRYHNRRWHCEICNKRFICEATLKVHHKSIHTKELKYVCHVCARTFHIYSTYRSHLETHDESAKKKPPKPRVQCSVCNAWTQKLGHHMLLHSGTQTCDICGKECKNEISYRYHMKNHETGDHMCSVCGKGFKREITLKEHMASHTGDVLYSCDFCDRTFNSNANKASHRKKMHPQQWLEDKIKKKAAKLAQSDGAVQS, encoded by the exons ATGTCTGATTGCCTAACGTGTGCCAAGTCTATTGGTTGCGATGATCAATCGTTTGCAGTTGGTGCAAACCAAGAGGTCCAAAATGCATTGTGCAAGCATTTTTGGTTTGGT GAAAACCAATATCTCAAAAGTACCATTTGCTACCCATGCTGGCACAAGATCGAAGATTTTCATCGATTCTATTGTGAAGTGGAAGAGCTTTACTCTAAACAGATATTGCCGCACGTGCAACTACTGGAGGTCAAACAAGAAAACATTCAGTATGATGTCGTTCCTGAAGAGCCACAGCCTCTGCTGGACGAATTTATCAAATCTGAAGGTGATGAAGcgtgtatgaacaacagtgaagACCCTGGCGATGGTGACGATGACTATAAGCAAAAGAACAATAGTAAACGCCCACGGTTGAAAAAGGACGAACTAGACGCAATTCAGGAGTACGTGTCACGACAGCTCGTTCTGGATTGTGATAGTTGCTCGAAGCGTTTCACAACTTTCGACACGTTGCAAAAGCATTCCACGACAGAGCACGAAAAGAAAGCGACGGTCGTGTGTTGCAATCTGAAGTTCACGACCAAATATCGATTCGTGGATCACATACGGTTCCACCTGGATCCGAACCAGTTCAAATGTTCTCAGTGTTCCAAACAGTTTGAAAATCGTGACACGCTCCGAAGACATGTGCGAGAACATACTTTGAAAATGGAAAATCCTATGGGTGATGAGCCAAGCGTATCTGCACCTGTAGGTAGCGGCAATGATCGAAGCGACGATGAGACGGATGATGATGTAGACTACGAGCAAGAAAGTGATGATTCAGAAGAGTCATTAAATTCGGAAGACGACGATGAAGATAAGGATTTCTCCACAAGTAGTAATTCGAAAAAGCGCGTCAAGACCCATAAAACATCAGTAGCCAAAACAGACGATGGCCAGTGTCGTCCGCGGAAAGCGGGAGCGGACAATGAGAAGATGATCGCAGAAAACGTAAACCTGGAGTGCGATTCATGCAAGAAGAAATTCACCACGTTCCTATCTTTGCAAAAACATTCGAAAGCCGAGCACAAAAAGCTTGCGTACGTGTTTTGCTGTAGTCTGAAGTTTAAGAAAAAACCGCGACTCATCGATCACATTCTCTACCATTTGGATCCGTCCAGATTCCGGTGCAAGATCTGCCACAAGAGCCTGTGTCACAGTGAATCTCTGAAGCGACACATGGACAAGAACCACGCTCCGGAGGAAGCGAAAACGCTCCAATGCAGCATGTGCCCGAAGATGTTTACGCACCAGAAGTTCCTGAACACTCACATCCGATACCATAACCGACGGTGGCATTGCGAGATCTGCAACAAGCGATTCATCTGCGAAGCTACGTTGAAGGTGCATCACAAGTCCATACACACCAAAGAGCTGAAGTACGTCTGTCACGTGTGCGCCCGAACGTTCCACATCTACTCGACGTACCGATCGCATCTGGAAACGCACGACGAATCGGCGAAGAAGAAACCGCCGAAGCCCCGTGTACAGTGCTCTGTTTGCAACGCCTGGACCCAGAAGCTGGGTCACCATATGCTGCTGCATTCGGGAACGCAAACTTGCGACATCTGCGGCAAGGAATGTAAGAACGAAATATCCTATCGGTACCATATGAAAAATCACGAAACGGGCGACCACATGTGTTCGGTTTGCGGTAAAGGTTTCAAGCGGGAAATTACATTGAAG GAACACATGGCATCGCACACGGGTGACGTGCTCTACAGTTGTGATTTTTGCGACCGAACGTTCAACTCGAATGCCAACAAAGCATCACATCGCAAGAAGATGCACCCGCAGCAGTGGCTTGAGGACAAGATCAAGAAGAAAGCGGCCAAGCTGGCACAATCGGATGGAGCGGTTCAATCGTGA